One genomic window of Solanum dulcamara chromosome 10, daSolDulc1.2, whole genome shotgun sequence includes the following:
- the LOC129870183 gene encoding UDP-glucuronic acid decarboxylase 6-like — MASNGDNNASAKPPPEPSPLRKAKFFQANMRILVTGGAGFIGSHLVDRLMQNEKNEVIVVDNYFTGSKDNLKQWFGHPRFELIRHDVTEPLLVEVDQIYHLACPASPIFYKYNPVKTIKTNVIGTLNMLGLAKRVGARILLTSTSEVYGDPLIHPQDESYWGNVNPIGVRSCYDEGKRVAETLMFDYHRQHGIEIRIARIFNTYGPRMNIDDGRVVSNFIAQAIRDEPLTVQLPGTQTRSFCYVSDMVDGLIRLMEGDNTGPINIGNPGEFTMLELAENVKELINPGVQIITVENTPDDPRQRKPDITKAKTLLGWEPTIKLSDGIPLMEDDFRGRLGIPRKK; from the exons ATGGCTTCCAATGGAGACAACAATGCTTCTGCAAAACCTCCTCCAGAACCATCACCATTGCGGAAAGCAAAGTTTTTCCAG GCTAACATGAGAATTTTGGTGACGGGTGGTGCTGGATTTATTGGCTCTCACCTCGTTGACAGATTGATGCAAAATGAGAAGAATGAG GTGATTGTTGTGGATAACTACTTCACTGGATCAAAGGATAACCTAAAGCAATGGTTTGGCCATCCAAGATTTGAGTTAATCCGTCATG ATGTTACTGAGCCATTATTGGTTGAAGTTGACCAAATTTATCATCTTGCTTGCCCTGCTTCCCCAatcttttacaaatacaatccTGTTAAG ACGATTAAGACGAATGTCATTGGCACTTTGAATATGTTGGGACTTGCCAAGAGAGTTGGGGCAAG GATTTTACTGACATCAACCTCTGAGGTTTATGGAGACCCTCTTATTCACCCTCAAGATGAGAGCTACTGGGGAAATGTTAACCCAATTG GAGTTAGGAGTTGTTACGATGAGGGGAAAAGAGTGGCTGAGACTTTGATGTTTGATTATCACAGGCAGCATGGAATCG AAATACGAATTGCTAGAATCTTCAACACCTACGGTCCACGAATGAACATAGATGATGGTCGTGTTGTCAGCAATTTCATTGCCCAGGCAATTCG TGACGAACCCTTGACTGTTCAGCTGCCTGGAACACAAACTCGCAGCTTTTGTTATgtttccgacatg GTTGATGGTCTTATTCGTCTGATGGAGGGAGATAATACTGGACCAATTAACATCGGGAATCCAG GTGAATTCACAATGCTTGAACTTGCTGAGAATGTGAAGGAG CTTATCAATCCAGGAGTGCAGATTATCACGGTGGAAAATACACCAGATGATCCTCGCCAGAGAAAGCCAGACATCACAAAGGCAAAAACACTACTCGGATGGGAACCAACGATCAAATTGAGCGATGGTATTCCCCTTATGGAGGACGATTTCCGTGGCAGGCTCGGTATCCCCAGAAAGAAATGA
- the LOC129870540 gene encoding CASP-like protein 4C2, translating to MMRSPQVRNGVVETPSPSHFHSSVSVHKLRRFNIWIVVFRFASFCFSLASAIFMFTNSHRGADLPQWHHFDAFRFVAVAGAIVALYSLFEVGASVWEISRGATVFPEVVQVWFDFGHDQVFAYLLLSAGSAGTSLARTLREMDMCTVSNAFCVQSDISIAFGFAGFMFLGFSALLSGFRVVSFIIKGSRFNVQN from the exons ATGATGAGATCACCTCAGGTTCGAAACGGCGTCGTTGAGACTCCATCGCCGTCGCACTTCCATTCCAGCGTCTCCGTACACAAGCTCAGGCGGTTCAACATTTGGATTGTCGTCTTCCGGTTTGCTTCCTTCTGCTTTTCTCTTGCCTCCGCTATCTTCATGTTCACCAATTCTCATCGCGGCGCCGATTTGCCTCAGTGGCACCACTTCGATGCTTTCAG GTTTGTGGCTGTTGCTGGTGCAATTGTTGCATTATATTCACTCTTCGAAGTAGGAGCATCCGTTTGGGAGATTTCAAGAGGCGCTACTGTTTTCCCTGAAGTCGTTCAAGTTTGGTTCGATTTCGGCCACGATCAG GTTTTTGCATACCTGTTGCTGTCGGCGGGATCGGCGGGAACGTCGTTAGCTCGGACTTTGAGGGAGATGGACATGTGTACGGTTAGTAATGCATTCTGTGTGCAATCGGATATTTCAATAGCCTTTGGATTCGCCGGATTCATGTTCCTGGGCTTTTCTGCACTCTTGTCGGGTTTCCGGGTTGTAAGTTTTATTATCAAGGGCTCTCGATTTAATGTGCaaaattaa
- the LOC129870479 gene encoding ubiquitin-conjugating enzyme E2 7 has translation MASGSPSQASLLLQKQLKDLCKHPVDGFSAGLVDESNLFEWSVTIIGPQDTLYEGGFFNAIMSFPQNYPNSPPTVRFTTEIWHPNVYSDGKVCISILHPPGDDPNGYELASERWSPVHTVESIVLSIISMLSSPNDESPANVEAAKEWREKRDEFKKRVSRCVRRSQELD, from the exons ATGGCTTCAGGTTCACCTTCACAAGCCAGTCTTCTCCTTCAGAAACAACTTAAAG ATCTCTGTAAACATCCAGTTGATGGATTTTCGGCTGGATTGGTTGATGAAAGCAACTTGTTTGAATGGAGTGTCACCATTATTGGACCTCAAGATACTTTATA TGAAGGGGGTTTCTTTAATGCTATCATGAGCTTTCCTCAAAATTATCCCAACAGTCCTCCAACTGTAAGGTTTACCACAGAGATCTGGCATCCTAATG TTTACTCTGATGGAAAGGTTTGCATCTCAATTCTTCACCCGCCAGGTGATGATCCAAATGGCTATGAGCTTGCTAGTGAACGTTGGTCTCCTGTCCACACG GTGGAGAGTATAGTTTTAAGCATCATATCCATGCTTTCAAGCCCTAATGATGAGTCTCCTGCTAATGTGGAAGCTGCT AAAGAATGGAGGGAAAAAAGAGATGAGTTCAAGAAAAGGGTCAGTCGTTGTGTAAGACGGTCACAAGAATTGGACTAA